The following nucleotide sequence is from Actinomycetota bacterium.
TGTCCAGGGGCCCGCTGTGAAGGATGGCAGTTGGGTCGGCGGTCCTCGATCACGGTCGTGCCGTGGCCACTCTCAGGCTCGTCACCATGCGTGGGGGCGTGATAGGCCACTAGCCGACCGGACGCTTCAGCAGGACGACCGGCCACGCGACCAGATCACCCTTCTTGAGGGACAGACCCACCGCTTCCCAGCCCTGAGAGCCGAGCTCCATTCAGGCGGCTCGGGGCCAGATCAGCCCCCTTCTTGAGCCCCCCGACTTCATCCAAAGGAACGACCAAGTACTCCCACTTCGTGAGTGTGGAGATCATCGTCAACTCCCTTCCATCACCGCCGCACGTCATCGTGACACCGGCGAAGAGGAACCCGATGCGGCGAAGGACTCCTCGATCGTGGGCTGGTCACCGTCCGCGGAAGCGGCGATCCGGCGGCACCACCGAGTCACGCCGCGACGACGGCGTTGCCCGTTCCCCCTCCCGGTTCGCGGGGGGTGTGATGGAGACCGGCGCACGGTCCCTTCGGTCGGGATCGGGACTCGGGGCCTCGGAAAGCCGGCTGCGCCGTGTGCGAGACTTCCGCTGCGTGACCGACGAACCTCGACACCCGGTGCTCACCGACGTCGCCGATGGCGTCACGATGATCGACACGCTGATGACCGGGGAGCCCGAGTTCAACGCCGTGTTCGTGCTCCACGGCAACCAGCCGGCCCTCGTGGAGACGGGCCCGGGCGCGGACGTGCCGCTCGTGCTGGAGGCGCTCGAACGACTCGGCCTCGGGCCCGACGACCTCGCCCACATCGTCGTGACGCACATCCATCTCGATCACGCGGGCGGGGCCGGGGCGCTCGCGGCGCGCTTTTCTCGAGCGACGGTCTGGGCGCACGAGCGGGGTGCGCCGCACCTCGCGGACCCGACGCGTCTGATCGCGAGCACGGCACGAACCTACGGCGATGAGAGGATGCACGCGTTCTTCGGGGTGACGATCCCGGTTCCCCCCGGACGGCTGCGAAGCGTGGACGACGGGGACGTGATCGCGCTCGGCGAGCGTTCCCTCGACGTGGTGCACACGCCGGGACACGCCTCGCACCACGTGGCCCTGCTCGATCGTCGGAGCGGCGCCATGTTCACCGGAGAGGCGATCGGATCGCATCTGCCCTGGGGTCCCGCTTTCCGGCCGGCGCTGCCCCCGCCCGAGGTCGACGTCGAGGCCGGGCTCGCGAGCATCGAGCGCATCCGGTCGCATCGGGCCACCGCGCTGCTCACGTCCCATTTCGGCCCGGTCCCCGATGCCGAGGCGGCGTGCGATGCGGCGGCCGAGCGGATCGCGTCGTGGTCAGCCGCGGTTCGCCGCTTGCTCGAGCGGGACCACGAGGCCGACACCGCCGCAGTGGCCGACGAGCTCCGTGCCCTCGCAGCGATCGAGTTCCAGGCCGAGGCCGGCCGGCCGATCGATCTGCAGCGGTACGACGCGATCGGATCGATCGCTATGAACGCGGCCGGACTCTCGCGCTACTGGCGCACGCGATGGAAACGCGAGGCACAGGCCGGATGAGCCGTTCGGTCCGTCGACCGCGGCGTCCTGCAGGCCCGAACAGGCCGAGGACGGGATCGGAGCTCACCGCGGAGCGGACCCGGAGTGGGTGGGACGCGAGCGGCGCCAGACAACTCGGGTGCGACGTGGCACGATAGCGCAGGTGACCAGCAGACCCGCCGCGGCGCAACGCCTGAGCGACCTCGCGCGGCTGCGTCGCGTCCGCGACCGGATCGACCGGGAATACGCGCAGCCGTTGGACGTCGAGGCGCTCGCCCTCGGCGCGCACATGTCGGCCGGACACCTCAGCCGCGAGTTCCGGCGCGCCTACGGCGAGCCGCCGTACGCATATCTGATGACGCGACGTATCGAGCGCGCGATGGCGCTGCTGCGGCGCGGCGACCTCAGCGTCACCGAGGTCTGCTTCGCGGTCGGCTGCTCGTCGCTGGGAACCTTCAGCACTCGATTCACCGAGCTGGTCGGCGTGCCGCCCAGCGTCTATCGGCGTGAGGCGGCGCGCGCGACGGCGGGGATGCCGGCCTGCGTGTCGAAACAGGTGACCAGACCGGTCAGGAATCGAGAAGCATCGGCTTCCGAGCCGCACGTAGCCTGACCGACATGGACATCACCATCCACTCGAGCTTCCTGCCGCACGACGACCCGGACGCCTCACTGGGCTTCTACCGGGACACCCTCGGCTTCGAGGTCCGCATGGACGTCGGCTACGAGGGGATGCGCTGGATCACGGTGGGCCCCGCCGACCAGCCCGACACGTCCATCGTCCTGTACCCGCCGGCCGCCACCCCCGGCATCACCGACGACGAGCGCCGCACCATCGCCGAGATGATGGCCAAAGGCACCTACGCCTCGCTCCTGCTGGCCACCCCCGATCTCGACGGCGTCTTCGAGCGGGTGCAGGCCGGCGACGCCGAGGTCGTCCAGGAGCCGACCGACCAGCCCTACGGCGTCCGCGACTGCGCGTTCCGCGATCCCGCGGGCAATCTGGTCCGCATCCAAGAGCTGCGCTGAACCGTCCCGAGGAGGTGCTGCCACATGGCTGAGAGGAAGCCCGCGAAGAAGGGCACGCAGAGGTCCGCCAAGCGCGCCACGGCGACCGGGAAGCCATCCACGGGATTCACGGACGAAGAACGGGCCGCGATGAAGGAGCGCGCCCAAGAGCTGAAGGCGGAAGCACGCAAGGCGGACGGGGAAAGTGCCCTGCTGGCGAAGGTCGCCGAGATGCAGGGATCGGATCGCGCCATGGCTGAGCGGCTCCATGCGATCGTCACGGCCAACGCGCCGACCCTCTCCCCGAAGACCTGGTACGGGATGCCCGCCTATGCGAAGGAGGGCAAGATCGTCTGCTTCTTCCAGAGCGCGGAGAAGTTCAACGCGAGGTACGCGACGTTCGGCTTCAGCGACGAGGCGAAGCTCGACCAAGGCGCCATGTGGCCGACCTCCTGGGCGCTCACGAAGTTGACCGCCGCCGAGGAGAAGAAGATCGTCGCGCTGCTGAAGAAGGCGGTGAGCTGAGCTCTGAGCAGGGCTGCGAGGAAGGACACGCGGTCGCCTGCGCTGCGCGTTGCCGACGGCCACGATCTGATCCGCGTGCAGGGCGCGCGCGTGAACAACCTCGATGACGTCAGCGTCGAGATCCCGAAACGCCGGCTGACCGTGTTCACGGGCGTCTCCGGTTCGGGCAAGAGCTCGCTGGTGTTCGGCACGATCGCCGCGGAGTCGCAGCGGCTGATCAACGAGACCTACAGCGCCTTCGTGCAGGGCTTCATGCCGACGCTGTCGCGGCCGGAGGTGGACGTCCTGGATGGCCTGACGACAGCGATCATCGTGGACCAGGAGCGGATGGGCTCCAACCCCCGTTCCACCGTCGGCACCGCCACCGACGCCAACGCGATGCTGCGCATCCTCTTCAGCAGGCTCGGGAAGCCGCGCATCGGCCCCCCCAACGCGTACTCGTTCAACGTCCCCTCGGTGAAGGCCAGCGGTGCGATCACCGTCGAGCGCGGCGCCGGCAAGACGAAGACCGAGAGGGCGACCTTCACCCGTCTCGGCGGCATGTGTCCGCGCTGTGAGGGCATGGGCTCGGTCACCGACTTCGACCTGTCTGCGCTCTACGACGAGAGCCTGTCCCTCAACGAGGGCGCGCTCACGATCCCCGGCTACAGCATGGACGGCTGGTACGGCCGCATCTTCCGCGGCTGCGGCTTCTTCGACCCGGACAAGCCGATCCGCAAGTACACCAAGAGAGAACTGCACGACCTGCTCCACAGGGAGCCGACCAAGATCCTGGTCGACGGGATCAACCTGACGTACGAGGGCCTGATCCCGAGGATCCAGAAGTCGATGCTGTCCAAGGACGTCGATGCGCTGCAGCCGCACATCCGCGCCTTCGTGGGGCGGGCGGTGACGTTCACGACCTGTCCCGAGTGCGACGGCACCCGCCTCAGCAAGGAGGCCCGGTCGTCGAAGATCGAGGGGAAGCACATCGCCGACGTCTGCTCGA
It contains:
- a CDS encoding helix-turn-helix transcriptional regulator, translated to MTSRPAAAQRLSDLARLRRVRDRIDREYAQPLDVEALALGAHMSAGHLSREFRRAYGEPPYAYLMTRRIERAMALLRRGDLSVTEVCFAVGCSSLGTFSTRFTELVGVPPSVYRREAARATAGMPACVSKQVTRPVRNREASASEPHVA
- a CDS encoding DUF1801 domain-containing protein, giving the protein MAERKPAKKGTQRSAKRATATGKPSTGFTDEERAAMKERAQELKAEARKADGESALLAKVAEMQGSDRAMAERLHAIVTANAPTLSPKTWYGMPAYAKEGKIVCFFQSAEKFNARYATFGFSDEAKLDQGAMWPTSWALTKLTAAEEKKIVALLKKAVS
- a CDS encoding MBL fold metallo-hydrolase — encoded protein: MTDEPRHPVLTDVADGVTMIDTLMTGEPEFNAVFVLHGNQPALVETGPGADVPLVLEALERLGLGPDDLAHIVVTHIHLDHAGGAGALAARFSRATVWAHERGAPHLADPTRLIASTARTYGDERMHAFFGVTIPVPPGRLRSVDDGDVIALGERSLDVVHTPGHASHHVALLDRRSGAMFTGEAIGSHLPWGPAFRPALPPPEVDVEAGLASIERIRSHRATALLTSHFGPVPDAEAACDAAAERIASWSAAVRRLLERDHEADTAAVADELRALAAIEFQAEAGRPIDLQRYDAIGSIAMNAAGLSRYWRTRWKREAQAG
- a CDS encoding VOC family protein, with the translated sequence MDITIHSSFLPHDDPDASLGFYRDTLGFEVRMDVGYEGMRWITVGPADQPDTSIVLYPPAATPGITDDERRTIAEMMAKGTYASLLLATPDLDGVFERVQAGDAEVVQEPTDQPYGVRDCAFRDPAGNLVRIQELR